From a single Sphaeramia orbicularis chromosome 4, fSphaOr1.1, whole genome shotgun sequence genomic region:
- the serbp1a gene encoding SERPINE1 mRNA-binding protein 1 isoform X8, with translation MPGQMQEGFGCAITNRFDQLFDDESDPFELLKQAEVKKKEAAVPGAAKTAAQAAKQPKKESQKDRKTPLTDKKEETQAPVPLKKDGAGIRRMGRKPEGDGSRPQGTQGEGRPPTDRRPADRRPPRRFERPAGEAGEKPEGGEFSVEKPAGDRPMRGRGGGRGGRGGRGRGMGRSDGFDSRGKREFDRHSGSDRSSLKGEEKRGGSGSHNWGTVKDELNELDQSNLTEENPEGEEHPPADSENKENEVEEVKEEGPKEMTLDEWKAMQDKERAKVDFNIRKANEGDADWSKGFVLHKSKVEDKKGELIDPEVEEPKVEDEHHFRKPANDITSQLEINFGDLGRPGRGRGGPRGGRGGRGRGDATRPARGGRTDKSSASVPNVDDPEAFPALA, from the exons ATGCCCGGACAAATGCAAGAAGGTTTTGGCTGTGCCATAACCAATCGGTTCGACCAGTTATTTGACGATGAGTCGGATCCATTTGAACTGCTGAAGCAGGCCGAAGTGAAGAAGAAGGAGGCTGCTGTTCCTGGTGCCGCCAAGACTGCAGCCCAGGCTGCCAAGCAGCCGAAAAAGGAGTcccagaaagacagaaagacccCACTGACCGACAAAAAGGAGGAAACCCAGGCCCCCGTCCCTCTCAAGAAAGATG GTGCCGGCATCAGGAGAATGGGCCGCAAGCCGGAGGGTGATGGCTCCAGACCCCAGGGCACCCAGGGAGAGGGGCGCCCCCCCACAGACAGAAGGCCGGCGGACAGGCGGCCCCCTCGCCGCTTCGAGAGGCCTGCTGGTGAAGCTGGCGAGAAGCCTGAGGGAGGCGAGTTCTCAGTGGAAAA ACCTGCTGGCGACAGACCGATGAGAGGACGCGGTGGCGGCAGAGGAGGTCGTGGAGGAAGAGGACGCGGCATGGGTCGCAGCGATGGCTTTGATTCCAGAGGAAAGCGTGAATTTGATAGACACAGCGGCAGTGACCGATC TAGTCTGAAAGGTGAAGAGAAGCGTGGTGGAAGCGGATCTCACAACTGGGGCACTGTCAAGGACGAACTAAA TGAGCTTGACCAATCAAACCTTACTGAAGAGAACCCTGAGGGTGAGGAGCATCCACCTGCTGACTCTGAGAACAA GGAGAATGAGGTAGAGGAAGTAAAGGAAGAAGGCCCTAAGGAAATGACTCTGGATGAATGGAAGGCCATGCAGGACAAGGAGCGGGCCAAGGTGGACTTCAACATCCGTAAGGCCAATGAGGGGGATGCTGACTGGAGCAAAGGATTTGTGCTGCACAAGTCCAAGGTGGAG GACAAGAAAGGTGAACTGATTGACCCTGAGGTTGAAGAGCCAAAG GTAGAGGATGAACACCACTTCCGAAAGCCAGCCAATGATATTACGTCCCAGCTGGAGATCAACTTTGGAGACCTGGGCCGTCCAGGCCGTGGGCGTGGAGGACCACGTGGTGGTCGGGGTGGTCGCGGTCGCGGCGATGCCACTAGGCCGGCTCGTGGAGGAAGGACCGATAAG TCATCTGCGTCTGTGCCCAACGTGGACGACCCAGAGGCCTTCCCAGCCCTGGCTTAG
- the serbp1a gene encoding SERPINE1 mRNA-binding protein 1 isoform X3 has product MPGQMQEGFGCAITNRFDQLFDDESDPFELLKQAEVKKKEAAVPGAAKTAAQAAKQPKKESQKDRKTPLTDKKEETQAPVPLKKDGAGIRRMGRKPEGDGSRPQGTQGEGRPPTDRRPADRRPPRRFERPAGEAGEKPEGGEFSVEKPAGDRPMRGRGGGRGGRGGRGRGMGRSDGFDSRGKREFDRHSGSDRSLKGEEKRGGSGSHNWGTVKDELNELDQSNLTEENPEGEEHPPADSENKRENEVEEVKEEGPKEMTLDEWKAMQDKERAKVDFNIRKANEGDADWSKGFVLHKSKVEVSQDKKGELIDPEVEEPKVKPLLLVEDEHHFRKPANDITSQLEINFGDLGRPGRGRGGPRGGRGGRGRGDATRPARGGRTDKSSASVPNVDDPEAFPALA; this is encoded by the exons ATGCCCGGACAAATGCAAGAAGGTTTTGGCTGTGCCATAACCAATCGGTTCGACCAGTTATTTGACGATGAGTCGGATCCATTTGAACTGCTGAAGCAGGCCGAAGTGAAGAAGAAGGAGGCTGCTGTTCCTGGTGCCGCCAAGACTGCAGCCCAGGCTGCCAAGCAGCCGAAAAAGGAGTcccagaaagacagaaagacccCACTGACCGACAAAAAGGAGGAAACCCAGGCCCCCGTCCCTCTCAAGAAAGATG GTGCCGGCATCAGGAGAATGGGCCGCAAGCCGGAGGGTGATGGCTCCAGACCCCAGGGCACCCAGGGAGAGGGGCGCCCCCCCACAGACAGAAGGCCGGCGGACAGGCGGCCCCCTCGCCGCTTCGAGAGGCCTGCTGGTGAAGCTGGCGAGAAGCCTGAGGGAGGCGAGTTCTCAGTGGAAAA ACCTGCTGGCGACAGACCGATGAGAGGACGCGGTGGCGGCAGAGGAGGTCGTGGAGGAAGAGGACGCGGCATGGGTCGCAGCGATGGCTTTGATTCCAGAGGAAAGCGTGAATTTGATAGACACAGCGGCAGTGACCGATC TCTGAAAGGTGAAGAGAAGCGTGGTGGAAGCGGATCTCACAACTGGGGCACTGTCAAGGACGAACTAAA TGAGCTTGACCAATCAAACCTTACTGAAGAGAACCCTGAGGGTGAGGAGCATCCACCTGCTGACTCTGAGAACAA aAGGGAGAATGAGGTAGAGGAAGTAAAGGAAGAAGGCCCTAAGGAAATGACTCTGGATGAATGGAAGGCCATGCAGGACAAGGAGCGGGCCAAGGTGGACTTCAACATCCGTAAGGCCAATGAGGGGGATGCTGACTGGAGCAAAGGATTTGTGCTGCACAAGTCCAAGGTGGAGGTGAGT CAGGACAAGAAAGGTGAACTGATTGACCCTGAGGTTGAAGAGCCAAAGGTAAAACCTCTGCTTTTG GTAGAGGATGAACACCACTTCCGAAAGCCAGCCAATGATATTACGTCCCAGCTGGAGATCAACTTTGGAGACCTGGGCCGTCCAGGCCGTGGGCGTGGAGGACCACGTGGTGGTCGGGGTGGTCGCGGTCGCGGCGATGCCACTAGGCCGGCTCGTGGAGGAAGGACCGATAAG TCATCTGCGTCTGTGCCCAACGTGGACGACCCAGAGGCCTTCCCAGCCCTGGCTTAG
- the serbp1a gene encoding SERPINE1 mRNA-binding protein 1 isoform X5 has product MPGQMQEGFGCAITNRFDQLFDDESDPFELLKQAEVKKKEAAVPGAAKTAAQAAKQPKKESQKDRKTPLTDKKEETQAPVPLKKDGAGIRRMGRKPEGDGSRPQGTQGEGRPPTDRRPADRRPPRRFERPAGEAGEKPEGGEFSVEKPAGDRPMRGRGGGRGGRGGRGRGMGRSDGFDSRGKREFDRHSGSDRSSLKGEEKRGGSGSHNWGTVKDELNELDQSNLTEENPEGEEHPPADSENKRENEVEEVKEEGPKEMTLDEWKAMQDKERAKVDFNIRKANEGDADWSKGFVLHKSKVEDKKGELIDPEVEEPKVKPLLLVEDEHHFRKPANDITSQLEINFGDLGRPGRGRGGPRGGRGGRGRGDATRPARGGRTDKSSASVPNVDDPEAFPALA; this is encoded by the exons ATGCCCGGACAAATGCAAGAAGGTTTTGGCTGTGCCATAACCAATCGGTTCGACCAGTTATTTGACGATGAGTCGGATCCATTTGAACTGCTGAAGCAGGCCGAAGTGAAGAAGAAGGAGGCTGCTGTTCCTGGTGCCGCCAAGACTGCAGCCCAGGCTGCCAAGCAGCCGAAAAAGGAGTcccagaaagacagaaagacccCACTGACCGACAAAAAGGAGGAAACCCAGGCCCCCGTCCCTCTCAAGAAAGATG GTGCCGGCATCAGGAGAATGGGCCGCAAGCCGGAGGGTGATGGCTCCAGACCCCAGGGCACCCAGGGAGAGGGGCGCCCCCCCACAGACAGAAGGCCGGCGGACAGGCGGCCCCCTCGCCGCTTCGAGAGGCCTGCTGGTGAAGCTGGCGAGAAGCCTGAGGGAGGCGAGTTCTCAGTGGAAAA ACCTGCTGGCGACAGACCGATGAGAGGACGCGGTGGCGGCAGAGGAGGTCGTGGAGGAAGAGGACGCGGCATGGGTCGCAGCGATGGCTTTGATTCCAGAGGAAAGCGTGAATTTGATAGACACAGCGGCAGTGACCGATC TAGTCTGAAAGGTGAAGAGAAGCGTGGTGGAAGCGGATCTCACAACTGGGGCACTGTCAAGGACGAACTAAA TGAGCTTGACCAATCAAACCTTACTGAAGAGAACCCTGAGGGTGAGGAGCATCCACCTGCTGACTCTGAGAACAA aAGGGAGAATGAGGTAGAGGAAGTAAAGGAAGAAGGCCCTAAGGAAATGACTCTGGATGAATGGAAGGCCATGCAGGACAAGGAGCGGGCCAAGGTGGACTTCAACATCCGTAAGGCCAATGAGGGGGATGCTGACTGGAGCAAAGGATTTGTGCTGCACAAGTCCAAGGTGGAG GACAAGAAAGGTGAACTGATTGACCCTGAGGTTGAAGAGCCAAAGGTAAAACCTCTGCTTTTG GTAGAGGATGAACACCACTTCCGAAAGCCAGCCAATGATATTACGTCCCAGCTGGAGATCAACTTTGGAGACCTGGGCCGTCCAGGCCGTGGGCGTGGAGGACCACGTGGTGGTCGGGGTGGTCGCGGTCGCGGCGATGCCACTAGGCCGGCTCGTGGAGGAAGGACCGATAAG TCATCTGCGTCTGTGCCCAACGTGGACGACCCAGAGGCCTTCCCAGCCCTGGCTTAG
- the serbp1a gene encoding SERPINE1 mRNA-binding protein 1 isoform X1: protein MPGQMQEGFGCAITNRFDQLFDDESDPFELLKQAEVKKKEAAVPGAAKTAAQAAKQPKKESQKDRKTPLTDKKEETQAPVPLKKDGAGIRRMGRKPEGDGSRPQGTQGEGRPPTDRRPADRRPPRRFERPAGEAGEKPEGGEFSVEKPAGDRPMRGRGGGRGGRGGRGRGMGRSDGFDSRGKREFDRHSGSDRSSLKGEEKRGGSGSHNWGTVKDELNELDQSNLTEENPEGEEHPPADSENKRENEVEEVKEEGPKEMTLDEWKAMQDKERAKVDFNIRKANEGDADWSKGFVLHKSKVEVSQDKKGELIDPEVEEPKVKPLLLVEDEHHFRKPANDITSQLEINFGDLGRPGRGRGGPRGGRGGRGRGDATRPARGGRTDKSSASVPNVDDPEAFPALA from the exons ATGCCCGGACAAATGCAAGAAGGTTTTGGCTGTGCCATAACCAATCGGTTCGACCAGTTATTTGACGATGAGTCGGATCCATTTGAACTGCTGAAGCAGGCCGAAGTGAAGAAGAAGGAGGCTGCTGTTCCTGGTGCCGCCAAGACTGCAGCCCAGGCTGCCAAGCAGCCGAAAAAGGAGTcccagaaagacagaaagacccCACTGACCGACAAAAAGGAGGAAACCCAGGCCCCCGTCCCTCTCAAGAAAGATG GTGCCGGCATCAGGAGAATGGGCCGCAAGCCGGAGGGTGATGGCTCCAGACCCCAGGGCACCCAGGGAGAGGGGCGCCCCCCCACAGACAGAAGGCCGGCGGACAGGCGGCCCCCTCGCCGCTTCGAGAGGCCTGCTGGTGAAGCTGGCGAGAAGCCTGAGGGAGGCGAGTTCTCAGTGGAAAA ACCTGCTGGCGACAGACCGATGAGAGGACGCGGTGGCGGCAGAGGAGGTCGTGGAGGAAGAGGACGCGGCATGGGTCGCAGCGATGGCTTTGATTCCAGAGGAAAGCGTGAATTTGATAGACACAGCGGCAGTGACCGATC TAGTCTGAAAGGTGAAGAGAAGCGTGGTGGAAGCGGATCTCACAACTGGGGCACTGTCAAGGACGAACTAAA TGAGCTTGACCAATCAAACCTTACTGAAGAGAACCCTGAGGGTGAGGAGCATCCACCTGCTGACTCTGAGAACAA aAGGGAGAATGAGGTAGAGGAAGTAAAGGAAGAAGGCCCTAAGGAAATGACTCTGGATGAATGGAAGGCCATGCAGGACAAGGAGCGGGCCAAGGTGGACTTCAACATCCGTAAGGCCAATGAGGGGGATGCTGACTGGAGCAAAGGATTTGTGCTGCACAAGTCCAAGGTGGAGGTGAGT CAGGACAAGAAAGGTGAACTGATTGACCCTGAGGTTGAAGAGCCAAAGGTAAAACCTCTGCTTTTG GTAGAGGATGAACACCACTTCCGAAAGCCAGCCAATGATATTACGTCCCAGCTGGAGATCAACTTTGGAGACCTGGGCCGTCCAGGCCGTGGGCGTGGAGGACCACGTGGTGGTCGGGGTGGTCGCGGTCGCGGCGATGCCACTAGGCCGGCTCGTGGAGGAAGGACCGATAAG TCATCTGCGTCTGTGCCCAACGTGGACGACCCAGAGGCCTTCCCAGCCCTGGCTTAG
- the serbp1a gene encoding SERPINE1 mRNA-binding protein 1 isoform X2: MPGQMQEGFGCAITNRFDQLFDDESDPFELLKQAEVKKKEAAVPGAAKTAAQAAKQPKKESQKDRKTPLTDKKEETQAPVPLKKDGAGIRRMGRKPEGDGSRPQGTQGEGRPPTDRRPADRRPPRRFERPAGEAGEKPEGGEFSVEKPAGDRPMRGRGGGRGGRGGRGRGMGRSDGFDSRGKREFDRHSGSDRSSLKGEEKRGGSGSHNWGTVKDELNELDQSNLTEENPEGEEHPPADSENKENEVEEVKEEGPKEMTLDEWKAMQDKERAKVDFNIRKANEGDADWSKGFVLHKSKVEVSQDKKGELIDPEVEEPKVKPLLLVEDEHHFRKPANDITSQLEINFGDLGRPGRGRGGPRGGRGGRGRGDATRPARGGRTDKSSASVPNVDDPEAFPALA, translated from the exons ATGCCCGGACAAATGCAAGAAGGTTTTGGCTGTGCCATAACCAATCGGTTCGACCAGTTATTTGACGATGAGTCGGATCCATTTGAACTGCTGAAGCAGGCCGAAGTGAAGAAGAAGGAGGCTGCTGTTCCTGGTGCCGCCAAGACTGCAGCCCAGGCTGCCAAGCAGCCGAAAAAGGAGTcccagaaagacagaaagacccCACTGACCGACAAAAAGGAGGAAACCCAGGCCCCCGTCCCTCTCAAGAAAGATG GTGCCGGCATCAGGAGAATGGGCCGCAAGCCGGAGGGTGATGGCTCCAGACCCCAGGGCACCCAGGGAGAGGGGCGCCCCCCCACAGACAGAAGGCCGGCGGACAGGCGGCCCCCTCGCCGCTTCGAGAGGCCTGCTGGTGAAGCTGGCGAGAAGCCTGAGGGAGGCGAGTTCTCAGTGGAAAA ACCTGCTGGCGACAGACCGATGAGAGGACGCGGTGGCGGCAGAGGAGGTCGTGGAGGAAGAGGACGCGGCATGGGTCGCAGCGATGGCTTTGATTCCAGAGGAAAGCGTGAATTTGATAGACACAGCGGCAGTGACCGATC TAGTCTGAAAGGTGAAGAGAAGCGTGGTGGAAGCGGATCTCACAACTGGGGCACTGTCAAGGACGAACTAAA TGAGCTTGACCAATCAAACCTTACTGAAGAGAACCCTGAGGGTGAGGAGCATCCACCTGCTGACTCTGAGAACAA GGAGAATGAGGTAGAGGAAGTAAAGGAAGAAGGCCCTAAGGAAATGACTCTGGATGAATGGAAGGCCATGCAGGACAAGGAGCGGGCCAAGGTGGACTTCAACATCCGTAAGGCCAATGAGGGGGATGCTGACTGGAGCAAAGGATTTGTGCTGCACAAGTCCAAGGTGGAGGTGAGT CAGGACAAGAAAGGTGAACTGATTGACCCTGAGGTTGAAGAGCCAAAGGTAAAACCTCTGCTTTTG GTAGAGGATGAACACCACTTCCGAAAGCCAGCCAATGATATTACGTCCCAGCTGGAGATCAACTTTGGAGACCTGGGCCGTCCAGGCCGTGGGCGTGGAGGACCACGTGGTGGTCGGGGTGGTCGCGGTCGCGGCGATGCCACTAGGCCGGCTCGTGGAGGAAGGACCGATAAG TCATCTGCGTCTGTGCCCAACGTGGACGACCCAGAGGCCTTCCCAGCCCTGGCTTAG
- the serbp1a gene encoding SERPINE1 mRNA-binding protein 1 isoform X7 — protein sequence MPGQMQEGFGCAITNRFDQLFDDESDPFELLKQAEVKKKEAAVPGAAKTAAQAAKQPKKESQKDRKTPLTDKKEETQAPVPLKKDGAGIRRMGRKPEGDGSRPQGTQGEGRPPTDRRPADRRPPRRFERPAGEAGEKPEGGEFSVEKPAGDRPMRGRGGGRGGRGGRGRGMGRSDGFDSRGKREFDRHSGSDRSSLKGEEKRGGSGSHNWGTVKDELNELDQSNLTEENPEGEEHPPADSENKRENEVEEVKEEGPKEMTLDEWKAMQDKERAKVDFNIRKANEGDADWSKGFVLHKSKVEDKKGELIDPEVEEPKVEDEHHFRKPANDITSQLEINFGDLGRPGRGRGGPRGGRGGRGRGDATRPARGGRTDKSSASVPNVDDPEAFPALA from the exons ATGCCCGGACAAATGCAAGAAGGTTTTGGCTGTGCCATAACCAATCGGTTCGACCAGTTATTTGACGATGAGTCGGATCCATTTGAACTGCTGAAGCAGGCCGAAGTGAAGAAGAAGGAGGCTGCTGTTCCTGGTGCCGCCAAGACTGCAGCCCAGGCTGCCAAGCAGCCGAAAAAGGAGTcccagaaagacagaaagacccCACTGACCGACAAAAAGGAGGAAACCCAGGCCCCCGTCCCTCTCAAGAAAGATG GTGCCGGCATCAGGAGAATGGGCCGCAAGCCGGAGGGTGATGGCTCCAGACCCCAGGGCACCCAGGGAGAGGGGCGCCCCCCCACAGACAGAAGGCCGGCGGACAGGCGGCCCCCTCGCCGCTTCGAGAGGCCTGCTGGTGAAGCTGGCGAGAAGCCTGAGGGAGGCGAGTTCTCAGTGGAAAA ACCTGCTGGCGACAGACCGATGAGAGGACGCGGTGGCGGCAGAGGAGGTCGTGGAGGAAGAGGACGCGGCATGGGTCGCAGCGATGGCTTTGATTCCAGAGGAAAGCGTGAATTTGATAGACACAGCGGCAGTGACCGATC TAGTCTGAAAGGTGAAGAGAAGCGTGGTGGAAGCGGATCTCACAACTGGGGCACTGTCAAGGACGAACTAAA TGAGCTTGACCAATCAAACCTTACTGAAGAGAACCCTGAGGGTGAGGAGCATCCACCTGCTGACTCTGAGAACAA aAGGGAGAATGAGGTAGAGGAAGTAAAGGAAGAAGGCCCTAAGGAAATGACTCTGGATGAATGGAAGGCCATGCAGGACAAGGAGCGGGCCAAGGTGGACTTCAACATCCGTAAGGCCAATGAGGGGGATGCTGACTGGAGCAAAGGATTTGTGCTGCACAAGTCCAAGGTGGAG GACAAGAAAGGTGAACTGATTGACCCTGAGGTTGAAGAGCCAAAG GTAGAGGATGAACACCACTTCCGAAAGCCAGCCAATGATATTACGTCCCAGCTGGAGATCAACTTTGGAGACCTGGGCCGTCCAGGCCGTGGGCGTGGAGGACCACGTGGTGGTCGGGGTGGTCGCGGTCGCGGCGATGCCACTAGGCCGGCTCGTGGAGGAAGGACCGATAAG TCATCTGCGTCTGTGCCCAACGTGGACGACCCAGAGGCCTTCCCAGCCCTGGCTTAG
- the serbp1a gene encoding SERPINE1 mRNA-binding protein 1 isoform X4: MPGQMQEGFGCAITNRFDQLFDDESDPFELLKQAEVKKKEAAVPGAAKTAAQAAKQPKKESQKDRKTPLTDKKEETQAPVPLKKDGAGIRRMGRKPEGDGSRPQGTQGEGRPPTDRRPADRRPPRRFERPAGEAGEKPEGGEFSVEKPAGDRPMRGRGGGRGGRGGRGRGMGRSDGFDSRGKREFDRHSGSDRSLKGEEKRGGSGSHNWGTVKDELNELDQSNLTEENPEGEEHPPADSENKENEVEEVKEEGPKEMTLDEWKAMQDKERAKVDFNIRKANEGDADWSKGFVLHKSKVEVSQDKKGELIDPEVEEPKVKPLLLVEDEHHFRKPANDITSQLEINFGDLGRPGRGRGGPRGGRGGRGRGDATRPARGGRTDKSSASVPNVDDPEAFPALA; the protein is encoded by the exons ATGCCCGGACAAATGCAAGAAGGTTTTGGCTGTGCCATAACCAATCGGTTCGACCAGTTATTTGACGATGAGTCGGATCCATTTGAACTGCTGAAGCAGGCCGAAGTGAAGAAGAAGGAGGCTGCTGTTCCTGGTGCCGCCAAGACTGCAGCCCAGGCTGCCAAGCAGCCGAAAAAGGAGTcccagaaagacagaaagacccCACTGACCGACAAAAAGGAGGAAACCCAGGCCCCCGTCCCTCTCAAGAAAGATG GTGCCGGCATCAGGAGAATGGGCCGCAAGCCGGAGGGTGATGGCTCCAGACCCCAGGGCACCCAGGGAGAGGGGCGCCCCCCCACAGACAGAAGGCCGGCGGACAGGCGGCCCCCTCGCCGCTTCGAGAGGCCTGCTGGTGAAGCTGGCGAGAAGCCTGAGGGAGGCGAGTTCTCAGTGGAAAA ACCTGCTGGCGACAGACCGATGAGAGGACGCGGTGGCGGCAGAGGAGGTCGTGGAGGAAGAGGACGCGGCATGGGTCGCAGCGATGGCTTTGATTCCAGAGGAAAGCGTGAATTTGATAGACACAGCGGCAGTGACCGATC TCTGAAAGGTGAAGAGAAGCGTGGTGGAAGCGGATCTCACAACTGGGGCACTGTCAAGGACGAACTAAA TGAGCTTGACCAATCAAACCTTACTGAAGAGAACCCTGAGGGTGAGGAGCATCCACCTGCTGACTCTGAGAACAA GGAGAATGAGGTAGAGGAAGTAAAGGAAGAAGGCCCTAAGGAAATGACTCTGGATGAATGGAAGGCCATGCAGGACAAGGAGCGGGCCAAGGTGGACTTCAACATCCGTAAGGCCAATGAGGGGGATGCTGACTGGAGCAAAGGATTTGTGCTGCACAAGTCCAAGGTGGAGGTGAGT CAGGACAAGAAAGGTGAACTGATTGACCCTGAGGTTGAAGAGCCAAAGGTAAAACCTCTGCTTTTG GTAGAGGATGAACACCACTTCCGAAAGCCAGCCAATGATATTACGTCCCAGCTGGAGATCAACTTTGGAGACCTGGGCCGTCCAGGCCGTGGGCGTGGAGGACCACGTGGTGGTCGGGGTGGTCGCGGTCGCGGCGATGCCACTAGGCCGGCTCGTGGAGGAAGGACCGATAAG TCATCTGCGTCTGTGCCCAACGTGGACGACCCAGAGGCCTTCCCAGCCCTGGCTTAG
- the serbp1a gene encoding SERPINE1 mRNA-binding protein 1 isoform X6 yields MPGQMQEGFGCAITNRFDQLFDDESDPFELLKQAEVKKKEAAVPGAAKTAAQAAKQPKKESQKDRKTPLTDKKEETQAPVPLKKDGAGIRRMGRKPEGDGSRPQGTQGEGRPPTDRRPADRRPPRRFERPAGEAGEKPEGGEFSVEKPAGDRPMRGRGGGRGGRGGRGRGMGRSDGFDSRGKREFDRHSGSDRSSLKGEEKRGGSGSHNWGTVKDELNELDQSNLTEENPEGEEHPPADSENKRENEVEEVKEEGPKEMTLDEWKAMQDKERAKVDFNIRKANEGDADWSKGFVLHKSKVEVSQDKKGELIDPEVEEPKVEDEHHFRKPANDITSQLEINFGDLGRPGRGRGGPRGGRGGRGRGDATRPARGGRTDKSSASVPNVDDPEAFPALA; encoded by the exons ATGCCCGGACAAATGCAAGAAGGTTTTGGCTGTGCCATAACCAATCGGTTCGACCAGTTATTTGACGATGAGTCGGATCCATTTGAACTGCTGAAGCAGGCCGAAGTGAAGAAGAAGGAGGCTGCTGTTCCTGGTGCCGCCAAGACTGCAGCCCAGGCTGCCAAGCAGCCGAAAAAGGAGTcccagaaagacagaaagacccCACTGACCGACAAAAAGGAGGAAACCCAGGCCCCCGTCCCTCTCAAGAAAGATG GTGCCGGCATCAGGAGAATGGGCCGCAAGCCGGAGGGTGATGGCTCCAGACCCCAGGGCACCCAGGGAGAGGGGCGCCCCCCCACAGACAGAAGGCCGGCGGACAGGCGGCCCCCTCGCCGCTTCGAGAGGCCTGCTGGTGAAGCTGGCGAGAAGCCTGAGGGAGGCGAGTTCTCAGTGGAAAA ACCTGCTGGCGACAGACCGATGAGAGGACGCGGTGGCGGCAGAGGAGGTCGTGGAGGAAGAGGACGCGGCATGGGTCGCAGCGATGGCTTTGATTCCAGAGGAAAGCGTGAATTTGATAGACACAGCGGCAGTGACCGATC TAGTCTGAAAGGTGAAGAGAAGCGTGGTGGAAGCGGATCTCACAACTGGGGCACTGTCAAGGACGAACTAAA TGAGCTTGACCAATCAAACCTTACTGAAGAGAACCCTGAGGGTGAGGAGCATCCACCTGCTGACTCTGAGAACAA aAGGGAGAATGAGGTAGAGGAAGTAAAGGAAGAAGGCCCTAAGGAAATGACTCTGGATGAATGGAAGGCCATGCAGGACAAGGAGCGGGCCAAGGTGGACTTCAACATCCGTAAGGCCAATGAGGGGGATGCTGACTGGAGCAAAGGATTTGTGCTGCACAAGTCCAAGGTGGAGGTGAGT CAGGACAAGAAAGGTGAACTGATTGACCCTGAGGTTGAAGAGCCAAAG GTAGAGGATGAACACCACTTCCGAAAGCCAGCCAATGATATTACGTCCCAGCTGGAGATCAACTTTGGAGACCTGGGCCGTCCAGGCCGTGGGCGTGGAGGACCACGTGGTGGTCGGGGTGGTCGCGGTCGCGGCGATGCCACTAGGCCGGCTCGTGGAGGAAGGACCGATAAG TCATCTGCGTCTGTGCCCAACGTGGACGACCCAGAGGCCTTCCCAGCCCTGGCTTAG